The Stieleria sp. JC731 genome has a segment encoding these proteins:
- a CDS encoding type II secretion system protein: MAAWIEKSRIVNAMIAAVKESDWNWMGRPSHLCEAFVGKKLFDKRNGMMRVTKTSLTTTRGRRAIVAGSGNDRSGFTLVELLVVIAIIGAIAAIAIPAIGRVIRAAGKAAQQSELASLESGIESYYTKYGDYPPDFSNWGIVKRHYLKIFPDIAQSELNLLFRLCDQTADNDASQMSVAIIDANFDPTALDRAEAVVWSLGGFSSDPQFPFTGDGGPLKILNASGSRQDPANVEYNTSRTAAEISLEPGNLSVKTPTGTGSRTYTDRFASADDDSALNPNDVFPVYRLKPGASPVVYFDSRTYAIDVVAGSGNPSVYNGYARASTDSATGYDGIRPVYSNNPGATPTGGATYAASGINPLAGWQFVNPNTYQLMGPGLDGLYGEVFDTTPNDPPTAGDPPIYFKLDGTAVWPVGTATAPSGLIRPDIQRFDVTGLVSRSLNPFRDNMGNVVDGTFEDILD, from the coding sequence GTGGCTGCTTGGATCGAAAAGTCGCGAATCGTTAATGCGATGATTGCGGCGGTGAAAGAATCAGATTGGAACTGGATGGGAAGGCCCTCGCATTTGTGTGAAGCCTTCGTGGGTAAGAAACTATTCGACAAGCGGAACGGAATGATGAGAGTGACAAAGACGAGCTTAACGACAACGCGTGGTCGACGCGCAATCGTTGCCGGCAGCGGCAATGATCGAAGCGGCTTTACGCTGGTGGAGTTGCTAGTTGTGATCGCCATCATCGGGGCCATCGCCGCGATCGCGATCCCTGCGATCGGCCGTGTCATCCGGGCTGCGGGAAAAGCTGCACAACAATCTGAATTGGCAAGCTTGGAATCGGGGATCGAGTCCTACTACACCAAGTACGGTGATTACCCACCAGACTTTTCGAACTGGGGAATCGTCAAGCGACATTACTTGAAGATCTTTCCGGACATCGCGCAAAGCGAACTGAATTTATTGTTCCGCCTCTGTGACCAGACCGCGGACAATGATGCTAGCCAGATGTCGGTCGCGATCATTGACGCCAACTTCGATCCTACCGCACTGGACCGTGCCGAAGCGGTTGTTTGGTCGTTGGGAGGTTTCAGTAGCGATCCTCAGTTTCCGTTTACCGGTGATGGCGGACCGCTAAAGATTTTGAATGCGAGTGGATCACGTCAGGATCCCGCCAACGTCGAATACAACACAAGCCGTACCGCTGCCGAGATCTCTTTGGAGCCAGGGAATCTGTCGGTTAAGACACCCACCGGCACCGGGTCGCGAACCTACACCGATCGTTTCGCAAGTGCGGATGACGATTCGGCACTTAACCCGAACGACGTCTTCCCGGTCTATCGTTTGAAGCCCGGTGCCAGCCCCGTGGTCTACTTCGATTCGCGGACCTACGCGATCGATGTCGTTGCCGGTTCCGGAAACCCGAGTGTTTACAACGGGTACGCACGAGCGTCGACGGACAGTGCGACCGGTTATGACGGCATCCGTCCCGTCTACAGCAATAACCCTGGTGCGACGCCGACCGGCGGCGCTACCTACGCCGCATCTGGAATCAACCCGTTGGCCGGTTGGCAGTTCGTCAATCCGAACACCTACCAGTTGATGGGCCCTGGCCTGGATGGTTTGTACGGCGAAGTCTTTGACACGACCCCGAACGATCCGCCAACCGCTGGCGATCCGCCGATCTACTTCAAGTTGGATGGTACCGCAGTTTGGCCCGTCGGCACGGCAACCGCGCCATCGGGATTGATCCGTCCAGACATCCAACGTTTTGACGTCACCGGATTGGTCTCGCGCTCACTGAACCCATTCCGGGACAACATGGGCAATGTGGTTGATGGGACTTTTGAAGACATCCTCGACTGA
- a CDS encoding type II secretion system F family protein: MPTFQFEAMDAAGQEIRDEIDAASEEEAQTTIRQMGYFVTKISVKKQAAAKAGSKKGKRGFAIGGAKTKHICAFTRQLSILQDAGLPILRSLKILENNQKPGKLKFALMDVCEEIESGSTLSEAMSKSPKIFSRLYVNMIKAGEAGGALETILQRLAEFLERAESLKRKVKGALIYPIVVAMVAILIVTGIMIFIVPTFEQMFDEFELKLPAPTLLLIAMSNYLKSYWWLLIVMPIMFLLFVKLMRKFRHGRIGFDMFIIKVPVFGGLLEKNILARTTRTLGTLVSSGVPILESLNITRETAGNAVFEKLFIKVSEAVREGEVISKPLKDHSQLGFHPMAVFFFAIFGAFPGLVLLSIAITSRGTKLDEDGMVETLLFIAAYGIGLGAVGAGLWYAMKIKGRVVNDLVVNMVDVGEETGELDTMLYKVADTYDEEVRTMTDGLTALIEPIMIVFLGVTVGFIVISLFMPLIELITSLSS; the protein is encoded by the coding sequence ATGCCTACCTTTCAGTTCGAAGCGATGGACGCGGCCGGTCAGGAGATCCGTGACGAGATCGACGCCGCCAGCGAAGAAGAGGCGCAAACCACTATTCGGCAGATGGGGTACTTCGTTACGAAGATCTCCGTCAAGAAACAGGCTGCCGCCAAAGCTGGTTCCAAGAAAGGCAAGCGTGGCTTTGCGATCGGCGGTGCAAAGACCAAACACATTTGTGCCTTCACTCGCCAGCTTTCGATTCTTCAAGACGCCGGTCTGCCGATTTTGCGATCGCTGAAGATTCTCGAAAACAACCAAAAGCCAGGCAAGCTGAAGTTTGCCCTGATGGATGTATGCGAGGAGATCGAGAGTGGTTCGACGTTGAGCGAGGCGATGAGTAAGTCGCCAAAGATCTTTAGCCGCCTTTACGTCAACATGATCAAGGCGGGTGAAGCGGGCGGTGCGTTGGAAACCATTCTGCAGCGTTTGGCGGAGTTCCTCGAGCGTGCCGAATCGTTGAAGCGAAAGGTTAAAGGTGCGTTGATCTATCCGATCGTCGTCGCGATGGTCGCGATCCTGATCGTGACCGGGATCATGATCTTTATCGTTCCGACCTTCGAGCAGATGTTCGACGAGTTTGAACTGAAGCTGCCCGCGCCAACCTTGTTGTTGATCGCGATGAGTAACTACCTGAAAAGCTATTGGTGGTTGTTGATCGTGATGCCGATCATGTTTTTGCTGTTCGTCAAATTGATGCGCAAATTCCGGCATGGGCGAATCGGATTTGACATGTTCATCATCAAGGTGCCTGTATTCGGCGGCTTGCTTGAAAAGAACATTTTAGCCCGGACAACGCGAACCTTGGGAACCTTGGTTAGCAGCGGTGTGCCGATTTTGGAATCGCTAAACATCACGCGTGAGACGGCCGGGAACGCGGTATTCGAAAAGCTGTTTATCAAAGTCAGCGAAGCGGTACGCGAAGGTGAGGTGATTAGTAAACCTCTGAAAGATCACAGTCAGTTGGGCTTTCACCCGATGGCGGTGTTCTTCTTCGCCATCTTCGGCGCGTTCCCCGGATTGGTCCTGTTGTCGATCGCGATTACCAGCCGCGGTACCAAGTTGGATGAAGACGGCATGGTCGAGACGCTGCTATTCATTGCGGCGTATGGGATCGGTCTTGGTGCTGTCGGTGCCGGGCTTTGGTATGCCATGAAGATCAAAGGCCGAGTTGTCAATGACTTGGTCGTCAACATGGTCGACGTCGGTGAAGAGACTGGTGAGTTAGACACCATGCTTTACAAGGTTGCCGACACCTACGACGAAGAAGTACGGACGATGACCGACGGTCTGACCGCTCTGATCGAGCCGATCATGATCGTGTTCCTTGGGGTGACGGTCGGATTTATCGTGATCAGTTTGTTTATGCCACTGATTGAGTTGATTACGAGTCTGTCGTCCTAA
- a CDS encoding type II secretion system protein: MNHRGFTLVELLVVISVMVVLGGMLTYALASATTQARVKRTQADVLSLGQLLQSRVNEVSLAPVNLVYGRSGLQQLQLGQTSLNTISGPGTGGMSTNAQRISFMAQERARLTLLARRDMIRMVLPECQADLIYPPTSLQFRTYHVTGVGAGWLPNVAQIKPPEQWSRMRTLANLLSAADIDAIYTANGGSSAATDPEVDAITESSNALYEAILKHDARVLPFDSSTPTPIGWTRQHESAECLYLILATTELFGQTAIDKIPDTQIADTDGDGIPEILDAWGQPYEFIRNPIGFRSPTIKNFDPTGSTAADQYPFDPDSFDFLAADMRFNESAHPSPTTLPATAFFPVFLPPMVVSAGLDGEFGMRLSYVNTDTSTVEPEIGVNQGYSASSVRYPAGTYGPTYPSMGIVRYPDPFNDVSAVTANAPADYFFTISATGSIVTAKQGGGLGAILDSEVAADNITSLDAGI, from the coding sequence ATGAACCATCGTGGTTTCACATTGGTGGAACTGTTGGTTGTCATCTCCGTCATGGTCGTGCTCGGCGGAATGTTGACGTACGCGTTGGCTTCGGCGACGACGCAGGCTCGTGTCAAGCGAACGCAAGCCGATGTGCTTAGTCTTGGCCAGTTGCTTCAATCACGTGTCAACGAGGTTTCGTTAGCCCCGGTGAACTTGGTTTATGGGCGAAGCGGATTGCAGCAATTGCAACTCGGTCAGACTTCGCTTAATACGATTAGTGGCCCTGGAACGGGCGGCATGTCAACGAACGCTCAGCGTATCTCGTTCATGGCACAGGAACGGGCACGGCTAACACTTTTGGCTCGCCGCGACATGATTCGGATGGTACTTCCGGAGTGCCAAGCGGACTTGATCTATCCGCCGACGAGTTTGCAGTTCCGTACTTACCACGTTACGGGCGTGGGTGCCGGTTGGTTGCCCAACGTCGCACAGATTAAACCTCCCGAACAATGGAGCCGGATGCGAACGTTGGCCAACTTGTTGTCCGCTGCGGACATCGATGCGATCTACACAGCCAACGGTGGCAGCAGCGCGGCGACAGACCCAGAGGTCGATGCCATTACGGAGTCGTCCAACGCGCTTTACGAAGCGATTCTCAAACATGACGCGAGAGTGTTGCCATTTGATTCGTCGACACCAACGCCGATCGGTTGGACTCGCCAACACGAGTCCGCTGAGTGTCTGTATCTGATTTTGGCAACGACCGAACTGTTCGGCCAAACGGCAATCGACAAGATTCCCGACACGCAGATCGCTGACACCGATGGCGATGGCATTCCCGAAATCCTTGATGCCTGGGGACAGCCTTACGAGTTCATCCGCAACCCGATCGGTTTTCGCTCGCCCACGATTAAGAACTTTGATCCCACCGGCAGTACAGCGGCGGACCAATACCCCTTTGATCCTGATTCGTTTGACTTCCTTGCGGCGGATATGCGATTCAACGAGTCAGCGCACCCCTCGCCGACCACGCTTCCGGCGACCGCATTCTTTCCTGTCTTCTTGCCACCGATGGTTGTCAGCGCGGGATTGGATGGTGAATTCGGAATGCGTTTGTCTTACGTCAATACGGACACCAGCACGGTCGAGCCGGAAATTGGTGTGAATCAAGGTTACAGCGCATCGTCGGTTCGATACCCGGCGGGGACGTATGGCCCGACCTATCCCTCGATGGGAATCGTGCGATACCCAGATCCGTTTAATGATGTTTCCGCGGTCACGGCAAACGCACCTGCGGATTACTTCTTCACGATTTCGGCGACCGGTTCCATCGTGACGGCAAAGCAGGGTGGCGGATTGGGCGCGATCTTGGATAGCGAAGTCGCCGCCGACAATATCACTTCACTTGATGCGGGAATCTAA
- a CDS encoding Tfp pilus assembly protein FimT/FimU, translated as MANTVKSNRLTARQSESEKRNAFGFTLVELLVAITIASVLTAIALPTLKESMRQNSLGRAASLVKGAFINARAQAIRTGRPFGIVIERRRHAIGDGTADTLNFFNANYSTRMYYVQSPLEYRGDYPDAVAYPIFEAVGGSSLAPRFFIPREAAGLLYAAATPYTFGNATAATNLVGTRTKFEVGNTDYVFEITSLEKVTLDRSNPTTTIGTGRVAVHPQVEQVVPATPANRYIDGILISFNYIDFSPRNAQVAGRYQTIGAPGAVVAASASVFPAGLASFQPMPFKFRSNPIKAPLAPVTMIGKTVIDLSISGSVLAPAAFNSQVVVDPAPAAAIPSLAADQRLNDVIVMFAADGQLDGIYYDQRVVAGTPSQIVGFQYQRFDPATTISFNVGFVDGVVNNVDDVARFPDSVPGTDYQINANDPPLDNPGPTAPLEMKKKPNFANTDCAWIHIQPLSGNISLQTVASQPILSDLSAYYGYNPAPGSQFARAVASDRIRQSRRLATGGAVQ; from the coding sequence ATGGCCAACACAGTCAAATCAAATCGATTGACTGCTCGGCAGTCCGAATCGGAAAAGCGAAATGCATTCGGTTTTACATTGGTGGAACTGTTGGTGGCGATCACAATCGCATCGGTACTGACAGCGATCGCTTTGCCGACGCTGAAAGAAAGCATGCGGCAGAACTCGCTTGGCCGAGCAGCGTCGTTGGTCAAGGGCGCCTTTATCAATGCACGTGCACAGGCCATTCGTACCGGTCGACCATTTGGGATCGTGATCGAGCGTCGACGCCATGCGATCGGCGACGGGACCGCCGATACCTTGAACTTCTTTAATGCGAACTACTCCACTCGCATGTATTACGTTCAGTCACCGCTGGAATACCGCGGCGACTATCCCGATGCGGTGGCGTATCCGATCTTCGAAGCGGTCGGTGGTAGCTCGCTAGCACCTCGATTTTTCATTCCGCGTGAAGCTGCCGGGTTGTTGTATGCGGCCGCGACGCCCTACACCTTCGGTAACGCTACGGCCGCAACGAATTTGGTCGGGACACGGACAAAGTTCGAAGTCGGCAATACCGACTATGTCTTTGAAATCACGTCGCTAGAAAAAGTGACGCTTGACCGATCGAATCCGACAACGACTATCGGAACTGGTCGAGTTGCCGTTCATCCACAGGTTGAACAAGTTGTTCCCGCAACACCTGCGAACCGGTACATCGACGGGATTCTAATCAGTTTCAACTACATCGACTTCTCACCACGCAACGCACAGGTTGCCGGGCGGTACCAGACCATTGGCGCGCCGGGAGCAGTCGTAGCCGCATCTGCATCGGTTTTTCCAGCGGGGCTCGCATCGTTTCAGCCGATGCCGTTCAAGTTCCGCAGCAATCCGATCAAAGCGCCTTTGGCACCAGTCACGATGATCGGCAAAACGGTCATCGACCTGTCGATCTCCGGTTCGGTTCTGGCGCCTGCAGCGTTCAATTCACAAGTCGTCGTTGATCCCGCACCTGCTGCAGCGATCCCATCACTGGCCGCCGATCAGCGTTTGAATGATGTGATTGTCATGTTTGCCGCCGACGGTCAATTGGATGGGATTTACTACGACCAACGTGTTGTCGCCGGAACGCCGTCTCAAATTGTCGGATTCCAATATCAACGGTTCGATCCGGCGACCACCATTTCGTTCAACGTCGGGTTTGTCGACGGCGTGGTCAACAATGTCGATGACGTTGCACGCTTTCCCGATTCAGTTCCTGGGACGGACTATCAAATCAACGCCAACGATCCACCGTTGGATAACCCTGGGCCGACAGCGCCTTTGGAGATGAAGAAGAAGCCGAACTTTGCAAACACCGATTGTGCTTGGATTCATATCCAGCCGCTCAGTGGCAACATCTCGCTTCAAACGGTCGCCTCGCAACCGATTCTTTCAGATCTGTCGGCTTACTACGGCTACAACCCGGCTCCCGGCAGCCAATTTGCTCGAGCGGTTGCTTCGGACCGCATTCGGCAATCTCGTCGGTTGGCAACTGGAGGTGCTGTGCAATGA